In Lolium rigidum isolate FL_2022 chromosome 3, APGP_CSIRO_Lrig_0.1, whole genome shotgun sequence, the genomic window CGACCAACCTATTGGGCTGCCCCTACGCACGACGGAAGGCTATCGTAAGCAGATGAAACGGCGGCCCACACCCAGCGATACAAAACGAAGCGATCAAACGAACCGTTTTCAGTTTTACGGTGGCAGCTGGCCGTAATTTCCACTGTAAGGTAGGGGCAGTaaaaaaacggacgaaaaattgagggagaaaccttacttcctttattaaatGCTACACGTACGGAGAGTTACGGAAAGTTACGCGCTGACTCGGAAGAAATCTCACGTGGCCACTGAacgaaagagagaaaagaaaaaacaggaTGCGTGCTAATTTTGCTACCAAAAAGGATGTCCCGCTAATTTTGCAACAAAACGCTAAAGCTGTGCTCCGTATATTCTGCCCTTGGTTCAGATCGACCATGCCCAAGTTCCTCCATCGCGCCGCCATAAACGATCGGGCCGCACACCGGTAGTTCACGATCGTTGTCAGCCAGCAGTGGACCTCGCCGTCGTGCCGTTGATAGATGCCGGCGAATTGCACCGTAAGTTTTGCTGTTGGTAGCTGCTGAGAGATCTTTCCAGGGCAGGTTCAGGTCAAACACAGATTATCTGGTGTGATCCTTGTCCGTCTGCATTAGCAGGTAATCTTGGTATTCTGCTATGTTCAATTTTTTTGTCTGCAATTGTCATGCTTTTCGTGGTCACTGGTCGATGCATTACATCTGTTTGCTCTTCTTGATCGAATGCCTTTTCTATTTCATTTGTTTGGTGCAAAAAAAGATGTGGCACATCCCTTCGTCATGACACAAATTGCTGATTTGTATGCAGTGTGTGATTTGGTCACCACCTAATTAGCACCAGCTGCTCAATGACCAGATATCTCGTTATCAGATACATCAGTACAAGCTATCATTCCCCTCGGTCCCTTTTTATTTGAATACATGATGTACTGCTAATGACTACTAGTACAATGTACTGCATGGATGGTACTGTAGTATAATAAGTACTTGTAATTTTAGGGGACAATGGTCACAATGCACACACGTAGTAGTCCATTACCTCGAGCGACGGAGTATTCAGTTGGTCTGACTAATTCTGTATGTTGTTAGTTTCATGTACTCCTTTCAAATATAATTCTTAATATTAGCATGATTTACAGAAATGGTTGATGAGGCTGGTTGTGTTCAAGAATCAAGTGACATGTCTATTTCAAGTGATGACGATGGCATCCAGCAACAGAAGAAAAGCAGTGTGGAACTTGAACAGGACGACGGTACAGCTGTAGCAGATGTGTTACTTGAAGATCCTGAATTAGGGATGACATTTGATACTGAGAATGATGTGCGAGAGTACTACCAAAATTATGGTAAAGCAAAAGGGTTTGGTGTGACAAGAAGAAGCTCAAACAGAGATGAAAAGGGAGAATTAAAATACCTTACACTTTGTTGCTCTCGTCATGGTAAGActgagtccaactcaaaaaataTGTTGAAGCCAAATCCAACAGCTGGTTTAGGATGTAAAGCTAAAGTTAATATTGTTCGTGGTCTGGATGGAAAGCTTCATATTTCTACGGTCATTTTGGATCATAATCATACATTAAGTCCACATAAATCTCGGTTATTTAGATGCAACAAAAGGTTGGACTTGCATGCGAAGCGAAGGCTTGAGTTGAATGACCAAGCTGGAATACGAGTGAACAAGAACTTCAATTCTCTTGTTGTGGCAGCGGATGGTCATGAAAATCTGACTTTTGGTGAGAAAGAATGCCGCAATTATCTAGAGAAAACAAGAAGGTTGAAACTAGGAAGTGGTGATGCTGAGGCCGTTCGTGACTATTTTATAAAAATGCAGTCAGACAATCCAAACTTTTTTAGTGTGATGGATGTTGATGATGAATCCCGACTTAGGAATGTCTTTTGGGCTGATGCAAGAAGTAGAGCAGTTTATGACTCCTTTGATGACGTTATAACTTTTGACACGACATACTTGGTGAACAAATATGATATGCCATTTGCTTCCTTTGTTGGAGTGAATCATCATGgacaatctgtgttgctaggatGTGCTTTATTATCAAATGAAGATACTCCCACATTTGTTTGGTTATTTCAAGCATGgctgacatgtatgtcaaatcgtCAACCAAGAGCTATTGTTACCGATCAAGCAAAAGCAATTCAGAACGCGGTAGAAATAGTTTTTCCAGATGCTCGATATAGGTGGTGTTTGTGGCATATAATGAAGAAGCTACCTGAGAAGTTAGGTGGATATGAGGAATATGAGTACATCAAGACTGCAATTGGGAAAGCAGTTTATGATTCGTTAACAATTACAGATTTTGAAAGTTCTTGGATGCGGTTGCTTGAGAGGTATAATATTGCTGATAATGAATGGCTTAAAGGGCTCTATGACAATAGGCACCGTTGGGTTCCAGCATTTGTGAAAGATGCCTTTTGGGCAGGCATGTCCACTACACAACGTAGTGAGAGTATGCATGCCTTCTTTGATGGGTATGTTAATGCCAAGACAACATTAAAACATTTTACTAGTCAATATGAGAATGCTCTTCGTGATAAAGTTGAGAAGGAGATACTTGCTGATTTTAGTTCTTTCCATTCAACCATACCTTGTATCACACACTTTGACATTGAGAAGCAGTTTCAAGCAGTCTATACAAATTCGAAGTTCAAAGAGTTTCAAGAGGAGCTAGCACACATGCTGTATTGTGACCGGAACTTT contains:
- the LOC124696175 gene encoding protein FAR1-RELATED SEQUENCE 4-like — its product is MVDEAGCVQESSDMSISSDDDGIQQQKKSSVELEQDDGTAVADVLLEDPELGMTFDTENDVREYYQNYGKAKGFGVTRRSSNRDEKGELKYLTLCCSRHGKTESNSKNMLKPNPTAGLGCKAKVNIVRGLDGKLHISTVILDHNHTLSPHKSRLFRCNKRLDLHAKRRLELNDQAGIRVNKNFNSLVVAADGHENLTFGEKECRNYLEKTRRLKLGSGDAEAVRDYFIKMQSDNPNFFSVMDVDDESRLRNVFWADARSRAVYDSFDDVITFDTTYLVNKYDMPFASFVGVNHHGQSVLLGCALLSNEDTPTFVWLFQAWLTCMSNRQPRAIVTDQAKAIQNAVEIVFPDARYRWCLWHIMKKLPEKLGGYEEYEYIKTAIGKAVYDSLTITDFESSWMRLLERYNIADNEWLKGLYDNRHRWVPAFVKDAFWAGMSTTQRSESMHAFFDGYVNAKTTLKHFTSQYENALRDKVEKEILADFSSFHSTIPCITHFDIEKQFQAVYTNSKFKEFQEELAHMLYCDRNFIQKEGAIETFKIIEDVLIDKDEGWRKDYVYHVYFNAEEFEVKCSCRRFEFRGIICRHVLCVLTHKKIKQVPSQYILDRWRKHVKRKHNFIRCTYGGMDSTPVAKRFDKLCNIFFPVAELGAMSEDSCNSLIEQIRSLKIEPSSNSSSENNKEQHGTQEDAPSNGENTSKAILSPIAVRCAGRPPSVRKESKVDKLIRQAREKKKKTEQREKKKAAQKEKKEAEKKESFELGTSSGSINPTIKTPLPYGTSEGLVNLDISRFDMNATMQAAVPYGAIQESFEIGISNINPTMTAALLPGGSAPVVMPPILGKYTSMLFQVQQNSTALSSSPQLHYTEIREPNDAMDQS